In Collimonas arenae, a single genomic region encodes these proteins:
- a CDS encoding ATP-binding protein: MTQLDQFLIRAEALLGRLESILPRADAAPDWEAATAFRWRHRGGAAGGYLQAVGHISNIALSDLHNIEIQKQQIDQNTRQFVDGRPANNVLLTGARGTGKSSLIKACLNQYAPQGLRLIEVDKDDLAALPDIVDLVAARPERFIIFCDDLSFEEGESGYKALKVALDGSIAAQSDNVLIYATSNRRHLLPERMSDNATYKTTEDGDLHPGETVEEKISLSERFGLWVSFYPFKQDDYLDIVGHWLSHFGCNVEQIAEARADALRWALQRASRSGRVAWQFARDYAGRMTSND; encoded by the coding sequence ATGACCCAACTAGACCAGTTCCTGATCCGCGCCGAGGCCCTGCTGGGCCGTCTTGAGTCCATCCTGCCGCGTGCCGATGCCGCGCCAGACTGGGAGGCCGCAACCGCATTCCGCTGGCGTCATCGCGGCGGAGCCGCTGGCGGCTATCTGCAGGCCGTGGGTCATATTTCAAATATCGCCTTGTCGGACTTGCATAATATCGAGATACAGAAACAGCAGATCGATCAGAATACCCGTCAGTTCGTCGACGGCCGGCCGGCCAATAACGTACTGCTGACCGGCGCCCGCGGCACCGGCAAGTCATCCTTGATCAAGGCTTGCCTGAATCAATATGCCCCGCAGGGCTTGCGACTGATCGAGGTCGATAAGGATGATCTGGCAGCATTGCCTGATATTGTCGACCTGGTGGCGGCGCGTCCTGAGCGTTTCATTATATTTTGTGACGATCTCTCTTTTGAAGAAGGGGAAAGCGGCTATAAGGCGCTCAAGGTGGCGCTGGACGGCAGTATCGCTGCGCAATCGGACAATGTGCTGATTTATGCGACATCCAATCGCCGTCATTTGCTGCCGGAGCGGATGTCTGACAACGCTACCTACAAGACTACTGAAGACGGCGATCTGCATCCGGGTGAAACCGTCGAGGAAAAAATTTCACTTTCAGAACGCTTCGGCCTGTGGGTGTCGTTCTATCCATTCAAACAAGATGACTATCTGGATATTGTGGGCCACTGGCTTAGCCATTTTGGCTGCAATGTCGAGCAAATCGCCGAAGCGCGCGCTGATGCATTGCGTTGGGCGTTGCAACGTGCCTCACGCTCTGGCCGTGTTGCGTGGCAATTCGCACGTGATTACGCTGGCCGCATGACTAGCAACGATTAA